From a region of the Helianthus annuus cultivar XRQ/B chromosome 5, HanXRQr2.0-SUNRISE, whole genome shotgun sequence genome:
- the LOC110887663 gene encoding uncharacterized protein LOC110887663 — MKEEHEDKTAFRTDKGIICYTKMPFGLRNAGATYQRVMDRVFGEDIGKTVEVYMDDLVIMSQEEETMLANIQCTFDSLRNVNLKLNPTKCSFGMEEGKFLGFIVTRDGFKVNPEKVQAIQLMPSPATVKEMHRLAGRLAALNRFLANHAAKSYPFISTLHNCAKKSHFQWTPEAEIAFKQMKECLIQLPTLTAPREEEPLILYLSAAEVAVGAVLMVERDGVQTPIYYISKMLTGPETRYSIIEKLVLALVHASRRLRRYFSGHVITVLTNYHLGQILSKPDVAGRLAKWSIDLGGYNILYKPQPAIKGQVLADFATEVPIDKIQECEAIQNPIPVFDDRVWTLHTDRASNDDGAGAGLQLVSPDDHELTYAIRLDFKSTNNEAEYEAFLAGLRLALKIEAKNLEAHVDSKLVAEQVNGHYDAKGEAMALYLEQARMLISQFQTFKIVHINRSENKHADALSKLAATSFKHLAKKVRIKHGKLPEGKAEARKIQNKVLNYEMVDGILYRKSFMGPLLRCVDKTDAQYLVREIHEGLCGIHAGPRMVVAKIMNAGYYCPGMHVDVVELLRKCTACQRHAPKTLHPKNPLVPVTSAWPFQQWSIYLVGPFPDAPGAFKFIVLAVDYYTKFGLPLRIISDNGTNFASEDFQKWFKKMKIEHSFASVAHPQANGQDESVKKQIVDGIKARLGTARRGWVDELPSILWAHRTMPKTSTGETPFSLVYGSEAVIPAKISLPSPRMLAMEKQDNEKE, encoded by the exons ATGAAAGAGGAACATGAAGACAAAACAGCCTTCCGTACAGATAAAGGTATCATTTGCTATACGAAAATGCCTTTTGGTCTCCGCAACGCAGGGGCTACTTACCAGCGCGTGATGGATAGAGTCTTTGGGGAAGACATTGGTAAAACAGTGGAAGTTTACATGGATGACCTTGTCATCATGAGCCAAGAAGAAGAGACCATGCTCGCGAACATTCAGTGCACGTTTGATTCTTTGCGCAACGTCAATTTAAAACTTAACCCAACAAAATGCTCCTTTGGAATGGAGGAGGGTAAGTTTCTAGGGTTCATAGTAACCAGAGACGGTTTCAAGGTCAATCCGGAGAAAGTACAGGCCATCCAACTAATGCCGTCACCAGCGACAGTTAAAGAGATGCACCGACTTGCGGGACGATTAGCAGCCTTGAACAGATTCTTAGCAAACCACGCGGCGAAATCTTATCCGTTCATTAGCACGTTGCACAATTGCGCCAAAAAGAGCCATTTTCAGTGGACACCAGAAGCGGAGATAGCCTTCAAACAAATGAAGGAATGTCTAATCCAGTTACCAACTTTAACAGCGCCAAGAGAGGAAGAACCGCTAATCTTATATCTGTCAGCAGCAGAAGTAGCGGTTGGGGCAGTGTTAATGGTAGAAAGAGATGGCGTCCAAACTCCGATATACTACATTAGTAAAATGTTAACCGGCCCAGAGACACGCTACTCGATAATAGAAAAACTAGTCCTCGCACTGGTACACGCATCACGAAGACTACGCCGGTATTTCTCTGGTCATGTTATTACAGTACTCACTAATTATCATCTAGGCCAGATACTGTCTAAACCTGATGTCGCGGGACGATTGGCCAAATGGTCCATCGATCTAGGAGGATACAATATCCTATACAAACCCCAACCAGCAATCAAAGGACAAGTATTAGCAGACTTCGCCACTGAAGTCCCCATAGACAAAATACAAGAATGCGAGGCAATCCAAAACCCTATTCCAGTCTTCGACGATAGGGTTTGGACCTTGCACACAGACAGAGCTTCCAACGACGACGGTGCAGGCGCAGGTCTTCAATTGGTTAGCCCAGACGATCACGAGCTCACATACGCAATACGCTTAGACTTCAAGAgtacaaataacgaggcagaatacGAAGCATTTCTTGCAGGCCTCCGTTTGGCACTTAAAATCGAAGCAAAAAACCTCGAAGCTCACGTCGATTCAAAGCTAGTGGCTGAACAAGTTAATGGTCATTACGACGCTAAGGGCGAAGCCATGGCTTTATATCTGGAGCAAGCACGAATGCTTATCAGCCAGTTCCAAACATTCAAGATAGTTCATATAAACAGAAGTGAAAATAAACATGCGGACGCACTGAGCAAACTGGCCGCCACCAGTTTCAAACATCTAGCAAAGAAAGTACGTATCAAG CATGGCAAACTTCCAGAAGGAAAAGCGGAAGCTAGGAAGATCCAGAACAAAGTGCTGAACTACGAAATGgtagacggtatcttataccggaAATCATTTATGGGTCCGCTCCTACGTTGTGTCGATAAAACAGATGCGCAGTACTTAGTCAGAGAAATCCACGAAGGATTATGTGGGATACACGCCGGACCGCGCATGGTAGTGGCAAAGATAATGAATGCAGGCTATTATTGTCCAGGGATGCATGTGGATGTAGTGGAATTATTGCGCAAATGCACAGCATGCCAGCGTCACGCGCCGAAAACTCTCCATCCAAAAAATCCTCTAGTTCCGGTCACCTCGGCTTGGCCCTTCCAACAATGGAGTATTTACCTCGTCGGTCCTTTTCCCGACGCGCCAGGCGCATTTAAATTCATTGTTCTGGCAGTTGACTACTACACCAA ATTCGGGTTGCCATTACGCATCATTTCAGATAACGGCACAAATTTTGCCTCGGAAGACTTCCAGAAGTGGTTCAAAAAAATGAAAATCGAGCACAGCTTTGCTTCTGTGGCGCACCCACAGGCAAATGGGCAGGATGAAAGTGTCAAAAAGCAAATAGTTGATGGCATCAAGGCAAGGTTGGGCACTGCGCGAAGAGGATGGGTGGATGAGCTCCctagcatcttatgggctcatcgCACCATGCCAAAAACCAGTACAGGGGAAACTCCATTTAGCCTAGTATATGGTTCGGAGGCAGTAATCCCAGCAAAAATCAGCCTTCCGTCACCACGCATGCTTGCCATGGAAAAACAAGATAATGAAAAAGAATGA